The following proteins are encoded in a genomic region of Dehalogenimonas sp. THU2:
- the purM gene encoding phosphoribosylformylglycinamidine cyclo-ligase, whose product MEWLGPIAPLCPRCYHCGITRKENSIKQDAYSAAGVSIDTAAAAKEQIIKLAKATFTPGVLGGPGFFGGMFELPGGFVKPVLVSSCDGVGTKLKIASVLGKHDTVGIDIVNHSIDDILTCGAAPLFFLDYIAMGKLDAALVADIVQGLSTACQEVGCALIGGETAEMPGLYHGKDYDLAGFIVGIVEKDRIVNGLSIKPGDAVLGLPSSGLHTNGYSLARKVLGETQEALSKVYPEFDRSIGEVLLAPHVSYFKTLQPVLRDVKGLAHITGGGFTDNIPRTLPPGTAVRIKTGSWTVLSVFDLIQEMGNIEPAEMYRVFNMGIGMTVFADPSKVTALLEALPDAKIIGEVITDTGKGRVIID is encoded by the coding sequence GTGGAGTGGCTGGGACCAATTGCGCCCCTTTGTCCGAGATGTTATCATTGCGGCATCACCCGCAAGGAGAATTCCATCAAACAAGACGCTTATTCCGCCGCCGGCGTCAGCATCGATACCGCCGCTGCCGCCAAGGAACAGATCATCAAGCTGGCGAAAGCCACTTTCACTCCCGGGGTGCTGGGGGGGCCCGGCTTCTTCGGCGGCATGTTCGAGCTCCCGGGCGGGTTCGTTAAGCCGGTGCTGGTCTCCAGTTGCGACGGCGTGGGCACCAAGCTCAAGATCGCCTCGGTCCTGGGCAAGCACGATACGGTGGGTATCGACATCGTCAATCACAGTATCGACGATATTCTGACCTGCGGCGCCGCGCCGCTGTTCTTCCTGGACTACATCGCCATGGGCAAACTGGACGCGGCGCTGGTGGCCGATATTGTCCAAGGCCTGTCCACGGCGTGTCAAGAGGTCGGCTGCGCCCTCATCGGCGGCGAGACTGCCGAGATGCCGGGGCTTTACCACGGCAAGGATTATGACCTGGCCGGGTTCATTGTCGGCATCGTCGAGAAAGACCGGATTGTCAATGGGTTGTCCATCAAGCCGGGGGACGCGGTGCTGGGGTTGCCGTCATCCGGTCTGCATACCAACGGCTATTCCCTGGCCCGCAAGGTTCTCGGCGAGACCCAGGAGGCCCTGTCCAAGGTCTATCCCGAATTCGACCGCTCCATCGGCGAGGTGCTGCTGGCGCCGCATGTCTCTTACTTCAAAACGCTGCAACCGGTGCTCCGTGATGTCAAGGGTTTGGCCCACATCACCGGGGGCGGTTTCACCGATAACATCCCCCGCACCCTGCCACCGGGCACCGCCGTCCGTATCAAAACCGGTTCCTGGACAGTGCTGTCGGTCTTCGACCTTATCCAGGAAATGGGCAACATCGAACCGGCAGAGATGTACCGGGTTTTCAATATGGGCATCGGCATGACAGTATTCGCCGACCCCTCGAAAGTCACTGCACTACTCGAAGCCTTGCCGGACGCCAAGATCATCGGTGAAGTAATCACCGATACGGGCAAAGGCCGGGTCATCATCGATTGA
- a CDS encoding YdeI/OmpD-associated family protein: MPEREPLEFKNADEWRNWFSTHNGTEKEAWVVHYKVASLQKGLRYREALPEAIAYGWIDGKLETIDDDRFMLRYSPRKTNSIWSKRNRLIAEELIKAGKMAPSGLAAVDAAKKDGNWSQAYTNLETLSTPEDLRKALETEKIALENFARFPVSARNMYIRWIEGAKTDTTRQARIKGVVTRAERNVKLGDIASGISSSRRRPIRR, encoded by the coding sequence GTGCCGGAAAGAGAACCGCTGGAATTTAAAAACGCTGATGAATGGCGAAACTGGTTTTCTACTCACAACGGTACTGAAAAAGAAGCGTGGGTAGTTCACTATAAAGTGGCCAGTTTACAAAAAGGTCTCCGATACAGAGAGGCATTGCCTGAGGCCATCGCCTATGGGTGGATCGATGGTAAACTTGAGACTATCGATGATGATCGTTTCATGCTTCGGTACTCCCCCCGGAAAACCAACAGCATCTGGTCAAAACGAAACAGGCTCATAGCTGAGGAGCTGATCAAAGCCGGTAAAATGGCTCCCTCTGGACTGGCTGCGGTCGACGCCGCTAAAAAAGATGGGAATTGGTCCCAGGCTTACACCAACTTGGAGACCTTGAGCACCCCGGAAGATCTTCGAAAGGCGTTGGAAACCGAGAAGATCGCTTTGGAAAACTTCGCCAGGTTCCCGGTCAGTGCGCGTAATATGTATATCCGCTGGATTGAGGGGGCAAAAACGGACACTACCCGGCAGGCAAGAATTAAAGGAGTTGTTACCAGAGCTGAACGTAATGTTAAGCTAGGGGATATTGCATCTGGAATCTCGTCATCGAGGCGGCGTCCGATTCGACGATGA
- the purH gene encoding bifunctional phosphoribosylaminoimidazolecarboxamide formyltransferase/IMP cyclohydrolase produces the protein MRAILSVSDKTGLTGFAHEIAGLGWEIFSTGGTKKSLAEAGVPVHGISDITGFPEILDGRVKTLHPAVHSGLLARRDKPEHMEELKKQGLGTIDMVVVNLYPFVQTVFKGNVTLEDALENIDIGGPTMIRASAKNFPGVIIVTDPADYAMVVEKLKSGGLSLDDRKMLAQKAFQHTAMYDTAISQYLWQGNDGFPENMTIALKKRFDLRYGENPHQPAAFYSEQRVGAGANTGITWAEQIWGKELSYNNILDADAAWSAATDYAAPTVSIVKHTNPCGLASFDDVAEAYRRAFAGDPVSAYGGIVAVNRTLTAEMAEAMRGTFYEISIAPDYEEAALEILKKRKDLRILKAKLPVPEAQAPLVYRRVKGGLLVQVADALPEDAVTLKTVTHRAPTDDEVADLLFAWRSIKHIKSNAIVLVKDRMILGMGAGQPNRVTSVDIAVKRAGEKSKGSVMASDAMFPFNDSVMQAAAAGVTAIIQPGGSIRDDDSVKAADEAGIAMVFTGTRHFLH, from the coding sequence ATGCGAGCCATCCTAAGCGTTTCCGACAAGACCGGGTTGACCGGTTTCGCCCACGAGATAGCCGGACTGGGCTGGGAGATATTCTCCACCGGCGGCACTAAAAAGAGCCTGGCTGAGGCCGGAGTGCCGGTGCACGGCATCTCCGACATCACCGGGTTCCCGGAAATCCTTGACGGCCGGGTCAAGACGCTGCATCCCGCCGTTCACAGCGGCCTGCTGGCGCGGCGCGACAAGCCGGAGCACATGGAAGAACTCAAGAAGCAGGGGCTGGGCACCATCGACATGGTGGTGGTCAACCTCTACCCGTTTGTCCAGACGGTGTTTAAGGGTAACGTCACGCTGGAGGACGCCCTAGAGAACATCGACATCGGCGGCCCGACCATGATCCGGGCTTCCGCCAAGAATTTCCCGGGCGTCATCATCGTCACCGACCCAGCGGATTACGCCATGGTCGTCGAAAAACTCAAAAGCGGCGGCTTATCGCTCGACGACCGCAAGATGCTGGCCCAGAAGGCCTTTCAGCATACTGCCATGTACGATACCGCCATTTCGCAGTACCTGTGGCAAGGCAATGACGGCTTCCCGGAGAACATGACCATCGCCCTCAAAAAACGTTTCGACCTGCGCTACGGAGAGAATCCCCACCAGCCCGCCGCCTTCTACTCCGAGCAGCGCGTCGGCGCCGGCGCCAATACCGGCATCACATGGGCGGAACAGATCTGGGGCAAGGAGCTTTCCTACAACAACATCCTGGATGCCGACGCCGCCTGGAGCGCCGCCACCGACTACGCCGCGCCGACGGTGTCCATAGTCAAGCACACCAACCCCTGCGGCCTGGCCAGTTTCGATGACGTGGCGGAAGCTTACCGCCGCGCCTTTGCCGGCGACCCGGTATCGGCCTACGGCGGCATCGTGGCCGTCAACAGGACGCTGACGGCAGAGATGGCCGAGGCCATGCGCGGCACCTTTTACGAGATTTCCATCGCCCCCGATTACGAAGAAGCAGCCCTGGAGATACTTAAAAAGCGCAAGGATCTGCGCATCCTCAAGGCCAAACTCCCGGTACCTGAGGCGCAGGCGCCGCTGGTGTACCGGCGTGTCAAGGGTGGACTCTTGGTGCAGGTTGCCGACGCCCTGCCCGAGGATGCTGTCACCCTGAAAACGGTCACCCATCGCGCCCCGACCGACGACGAAGTGGCCGATCTGCTCTTCGCTTGGCGGTCGATTAAACACATCAAGTCCAACGCCATCGTCTTGGTGAAAGACCGGATGATACTGGGCATGGGCGCCGGGCAACCCAACCGGGTGACCAGCGTGGACATAGCCGTCAAACGGGCGGGCGAAAAATCGAAGGGCAGCGTCATGGCCTCCGACGCCATGTTCCCGTTCAACGACAGCGTGATGCAGGCCGCGGCGGCAGGCGTCACCGCCATTATCCAGCCGGGCGGATCCATCCGGGACGATGATTCCGTCAAGGCCGCCGATGAGGCCGGGATCGCCATGGTATTTACGGGGACGAGACACTTCCTGCATTAA
- a CDS encoding arsenite methyltransferase: MKDNDIKSYVKERYGGIARSGGGCGCGSGCCGPAPDTIAKVIGYSEDELAAVPEGANLGLGCGNPTAIAALKPGETVLDLGSGAGFDAFLAARQVGPAGKVIGVDMTPDMLSKARANAVKGSITNVEFRQGEIEDLPVESGTIDTIISNCVINLSPDKPKVFAEAFRVLKPGGRIAVSDIVLTEPLPDYIRDSVAAYTACVAGAILKEEYLDAIKQAGFEDIEIAGENVFDLDFLDMAPELLKEAAALGLTLEKIAHISETIVSVKVSASKPAG, translated from the coding sequence ATGAAAGACAACGATATCAAGAGTTATGTCAAGGAACGCTACGGCGGCATCGCCCGTTCGGGCGGGGGTTGCGGCTGCGGCTCCGGGTGCTGCGGTCCGGCGCCGGACACCATCGCCAAAGTCATCGGTTATTCCGAGGACGAACTGGCCGCGGTGCCGGAAGGCGCCAACCTCGGCCTGGGCTGCGGCAACCCTACCGCCATCGCCGCGCTGAAACCCGGTGAGACAGTTCTCGACCTGGGTTCCGGCGCAGGGTTCGACGCGTTTTTGGCGGCGCGGCAGGTCGGACCCGCCGGAAAAGTCATCGGGGTGGACATGACGCCGGACATGCTGTCCAAGGCCAGGGCGAACGCGGTCAAAGGCAGTATAACTAACGTCGAGTTCCGCCAGGGTGAGATAGAAGACCTGCCGGTCGAATCAGGCACTATCGACACCATCATTTCCAACTGCGTCATTAACCTGTCGCCGGACAAACCGAAGGTATTCGCCGAGGCCTTCCGGGTGCTCAAGCCAGGCGGCCGCATCGCCGTTTCTGACATCGTGCTGACCGAACCCCTGCCCGACTATATCCGGGATTCTGTGGCGGCCTATACTGCCTGTGTGGCGGGGGCGATCCTGAAGGAAGAATATCTCGATGCTATAAAACAAGCGGGGTTCGAGGACATCGAGATCGCCGGGGAGAATGTCTTCGACCTGGATTTTCTGGATATGGCGCCGGAGTTGCTGAAAGAAGCGGCAGCGCTGGGACTGACCTTAGAGAAGATTGCGCACATCTCTGAGACGATCGTCAGTGTGAAGGTGTCGGCGTCGAAGCCGGCTGGCTAA
- a CDS encoding C-GCAxxG-C-C family protein, producing MNRAETAYSVMAESKMNCAQAVVTAFCEDLGLDVASAMRLARGFGGGMGRGGKTCGAVSGACIVLGLAEPLEGREGIEAVYVRIGEFNRRFVERFNSTECNALLGCDISTPVGLARARAEGYFKQICPGFVKGSVEILEESLG from the coding sequence ATGAACCGCGCCGAAACAGCTTATTCCGTCATGGCGGAATCTAAAATGAATTGTGCCCAGGCGGTCGTAACCGCGTTTTGCGAGGATCTTGGTCTGGATGTCGCTTCAGCTATGCGGCTGGCGCGGGGTTTTGGCGGGGGCATGGGGCGGGGCGGCAAAACCTGCGGCGCTGTGAGCGGTGCGTGTATCGTCCTGGGTTTGGCGGAACCGCTGGAAGGCAGAGAGGGTATCGAGGCGGTCTATGTCCGGATCGGGGAGTTCAATCGGAGATTCGTCGAACGATTCAATTCGACCGAATGCAACGCCCTGTTAGGCTGTGACATCAGCACCCCGGTGGGACTGGCGCGCGCCAGAGCCGAAGGATATTTTAAACAGATATGCCCCGGATTCGTAAAAGGGTCGGTGGAGATACTGGAAGAAAGCCTTGGCTAG
- a CDS encoding DDE-type integrase/transposase/recombinase produces the protein MRKPQTEIASALSAFYSGMSIDEARIHLRQEYGDTPSDSTVYEWIQRFSDEASTKLRGLKPKVGDVWVADETVLDLDGHKIWFWDLIDAKTRFLLASHLSYRRSTGDAQSLVMKAIKRAGKSPKVILTDKLAAYLDGIPKAAGHYGTGDIEHLQTHGFGSETNTNLIERFHSTLKGRTKVFKGLKSVESAMTILDGWLVHYNFFKPHESLEWQTPAEYAGIESPYSNWRDVVADSRLDSPNVITVSSKRYEAATVGKPSRFAQKRRVRQSKPRKGVTPMAVISSPKKR, from the coding sequence ATGCGAAAACCGCAAACCGAAATAGCATCGGCTTTAAGTGCTTTTTATTCCGGCATGAGCATCGACGAAGCGAGAATCCACCTAAGACAAGAATACGGGGATACACCTAGTGATTCTACGGTCTATGAGTGGATTCAACGCTTTAGTGACGAAGCCAGTACCAAACTACGGGGATTAAAACCTAAAGTCGGGGATGTTTGGGTAGCCGATGAAACGGTTCTGGATTTAGACGGGCATAAGATATGGTTCTGGGACTTGATAGACGCCAAAACTAGGTTCCTACTCGCATCACACCTATCATACAGGCGGTCAACGGGTGATGCTCAATCACTGGTGATGAAAGCTATTAAGCGAGCCGGTAAATCGCCAAAGGTGATTCTAACCGATAAATTAGCCGCCTATTTAGACGGGATACCCAAAGCGGCGGGGCATTACGGGACGGGCGATATTGAACACTTACAAACTCATGGTTTCGGAAGCGAAACTAACACGAATCTTATCGAGCGTTTCCATTCCACTTTGAAGGGACGAACGAAAGTCTTTAAGGGTTTAAAGTCGGTTGAATCAGCTATGACCATTCTTGACGGCTGGCTGGTTCATTACAACTTCTTTAAACCGCATGAGTCTTTAGAATGGCAAACGCCCGCCGAATATGCGGGGATCGAAAGCCCTTATTCAAACTGGCGGGATGTTGTAGCCGATAGCCGTTTGGATTCCCCGAATGTAATAACTGTTAGTTCAAAGCGATATGAAGCGGCAACAGTCGGGAAACCTTCACGCTTTGCCCAAAAGCGGCGGGTTAGACAATCTAAACCACGAAAGGGGGTGACGCCTATGGCTGTAATTAGTAGCCCTAAAAAGCGTTAA
- a CDS encoding AAA family ATPase produces the protein MKQEKFTEQAQEAVASSQALVRQYQHNQWDVEHLLMALLTQDKGLVGDIVKELGADAGAIKTELDAALTKIPKLGYDPQQIYPTPRIMQVGQEASQEASRLKDEFIGTEHIFIAIAAETKGLSSAILKSFGIDKEKVYLALQKIRGSHRVTDSRAESKYRSLEKYSRDLNELAEQGKLDPVIGREMEIRRVMQIITRRTKNNPVIVGEAGVGKTAIAEGVAQKIVNGDVPSSLKGRRVMALDMGSLLAGAKFRGEFEERLKAVMDEVRTSAGEVVLFIDEIHTLVGAGAAEGAIDASNMLKPSLARGEMQVIGATTSDDYRKYIEKDKALERRLQPVFVDEPSIEDAIEIMKGLRPRYEAHHKIKITDEALEAAVRLSQRYIADRHLPDKSIDLIDEAASKLRLDSESAPPKIRELEQRLQQLESEEEAASQRNEYAASAELKSERLRVQAEHDKEREAWVTKEKISGEVTEEHIAQLIANWTGIPISQMLEAEAQKLVHMEDRIHERFVDQDEAVIAVAEAIRRSRAGLKDPRRPIGSFLFLGPTGVGKTELARSLAWFLFGDETAMVRIDMSEYQERHTVSRMIGAPPGYIGFEEGGQLTEAVRKRPYRVILLDEVEKAHPEVFNVLLQLLDDGRLTDGHGRTVDFKNTVVIMTSNAGVETIRRESRLGFVTGGGDGREGYEKMREKVLGEVRKQFRPEFLNRIDEIIVFHELGESQLRHIVDLMAKDVEERLEKMEIALEITEAAKGWLAKVGYDPVYGARPLRRAIEKYVENPLATRILKGDFKEGSTVVVDMEAEELIFKDKSEEKPSSDGHRKGRKPAKAKAETKPE, from the coding sequence GTGAAACAAGAGAAATTTACCGAGCAGGCCCAGGAAGCCGTAGCCTCATCCCAGGCGCTGGTACGCCAGTACCAGCACAACCAGTGGGATGTTGAGCACCTGTTGATGGCGCTGCTGACCCAGGACAAAGGCCTGGTCGGGGATATTGTCAAGGAACTCGGCGCTGACGCCGGCGCCATCAAGACGGAATTGGACGCCGCTTTGACCAAGATACCGAAACTGGGGTACGACCCGCAGCAAATCTACCCCACCCCCCGCATCATGCAGGTGGGGCAGGAGGCCTCCCAGGAAGCTTCGCGCCTGAAGGACGAGTTCATCGGCACGGAGCATATCTTCATCGCCATTGCCGCCGAGACAAAAGGGCTGTCCTCCGCCATCCTGAAGAGCTTCGGCATCGATAAAGAGAAGGTTTACCTCGCTCTGCAGAAGATCCGCGGCAGTCACCGCGTCACAGATTCCCGCGCCGAGAGCAAATACCGCTCGCTGGAAAAATACTCCCGTGATTTGAACGAACTGGCGGAACAGGGCAAACTGGATCCCGTCATCGGCCGGGAAATGGAGATCCGGCGCGTCATGCAGATCATCACCCGCCGCACCAAGAACAACCCCGTCATCGTTGGTGAGGCCGGCGTCGGCAAGACGGCTATCGCCGAGGGCGTTGCCCAGAAGATCGTCAACGGCGACGTCCCCTCGTCACTCAAAGGCCGCCGCGTCATGGCCCTGGACATGGGTTCACTGCTGGCCGGCGCCAAGTTCCGCGGCGAATTCGAAGAGAGACTGAAGGCGGTCATGGACGAGGTCCGCACCTCCGCCGGCGAGGTCGTGCTCTTCATCGACGAGATCCACACGTTAGTCGGCGCCGGCGCCGCCGAAGGCGCAATCGACGCCTCCAACATGCTCAAGCCGTCGCTGGCCCGCGGCGAGATGCAGGTCATCGGCGCCACCACCTCCGACGATTACCGCAAGTATATCGAGAAAGACAAGGCCCTGGAACGGCGGTTACAGCCGGTGTTCGTTGATGAGCCCAGTATCGAGGATGCCATCGAGATTATGAAAGGCCTGCGTCCCCGTTATGAAGCCCATCACAAGATCAAGATCACCGATGAGGCCCTGGAGGCCGCGGTGCGGCTGTCCCAGCGCTATATCGCCGACCGCCACCTGCCGGACAAGTCCATCGATCTTATCGACGAAGCCGCTTCCAAGCTGCGCCTGGATTCGGAAAGCGCCCCGCCGAAAATCCGGGAACTTGAGCAGCGCCTGCAGCAGCTGGAGTCTGAGGAAGAAGCCGCCTCCCAGCGCAACGAATACGCCGCTTCGGCGGAACTCAAGAGTGAGCGGTTGCGCGTTCAGGCGGAGCATGACAAGGAACGTGAAGCCTGGGTGACCAAAGAGAAAATATCCGGTGAGGTAACCGAGGAGCATATCGCCCAGCTTATCGCCAACTGGACCGGCATCCCGATCAGCCAGATGCTTGAGGCGGAAGCTCAGAAGCTGGTGCACATGGAAGATCGCATCCACGAGCGATTTGTCGATCAGGATGAGGCCGTCATCGCCGTGGCTGAGGCCATCCGTCGCTCCCGCGCCGGTCTCAAAGACCCGCGGCGCCCCATCGGCAGTTTTCTCTTCCTAGGACCCACCGGCGTCGGCAAGACGGAACTGGCCCGTTCGCTGGCCTGGTTTCTTTTCGGCGATGAGACGGCCATGGTCCGCATCGACATGTCGGAATACCAGGAACGCCACACCGTGTCCCGCATGATCGGCGCGCCCCCCGGCTATATCGGCTTCGAGGAAGGCGGCCAGCTTACCGAAGCGGTCAGGAAGCGCCCATACCGGGTCATCCTGCTGGATGAGGTGGAGAAGGCTCATCCGGAGGTCTTCAACGTGCTCTTGCAGCTTCTCGACGACGGCCGCCTGACCGACGGCCACGGCCGCACCGTGGATTTCAAGAATACCGTGGTCATCATGACCAGCAACGCCGGCGTGGAGACCATCCGCCGTGAGTCCCGCCTGGGCTTCGTCACCGGCGGTGGCGACGGCCGGGAAGGCTACGAGAAGATGCGGGAGAAGGTGCTGGGAGAAGTGCGCAAGCAGTTTCGGCCGGAATTCCTGAACCGCATCGATGAGATCATCGTCTTCCACGAACTGGGTGAATCGCAGCTCCGCCACATCGTGGATCTCATGGCTAAAGATGTCGAAGAGCGGCTGGAAAAGATGGAGATCGCCCTGGAGATCACCGAAGCCGCCAAGGGCTGGCTGGCCAAGGTCGGCTACGATCCCGTCTACGGCGCCCGCCCCCTCCGCCGCGCCATAGAAAAATACGTGGAAAACCCCCTGGCCACCCGCATCCTGAAAGGGGACTTCAAGGAAGGCTCCACCGTTGTCGTGGACATGGAGGCCGAAGAACTGATCTTCAAAGACAAGAGCGAAGAAAAACCCTCTTCGGATGGCCACCGCAAAGGGCGAAAACCGGCGAAGGCCAAAGCTGAAACCAAACCAGAGTAA
- a CDS encoding MerR family transcriptional regulator, protein MNEDRTRPRYVIHVAAELIGVKTHTLRYYERSGLVKPQRSPGNIRLYSESDLETLRRVRSLMDDLGVNMAGVEVINNMLEKMAEMAHENERLRSEVLRLQRSRDKS, encoded by the coding sequence ATGAATGAAGACAGAACCCGCCCCCGCTACGTGATCCACGTTGCCGCCGAACTCATCGGCGTCAAGACCCATACGCTGCGCTACTACGAACGTTCCGGCCTGGTGAAGCCGCAAAGGTCGCCGGGTAACATCCGGCTTTATTCGGAGAGCGACCTTGAAACCCTGAGGCGCGTCAGGAGCCTTATGGATGATCTTGGCGTTAACATGGCCGGCGTTGAAGTCATCAACAATATGCTGGAGAAGATGGCCGAGATGGCCCATGAGAACGAACGTTTACGCTCCGAAGTTCTGCGGCTTCAAAGGAGTCGGGACAAATCCTAG
- a CDS encoding nicotinate phosphoribosyltransferase: MNEYQNDGRVERRGKFAPSEAVLRGDSADVYFHRTIEILEKEGLDPIAVMEVFPNGSGVLCGIDEALALLDKVLPLDNREVWALNEGDAVTSKEVVLRIKAPYRSYGLYETALCGIMASATGWATAARECAGAAGDIPCVSFGARHVHPFVSGRMDYAAVSGGCKGCSSVEGAKLAGIEPSGTMPHALIIVMGDTVKATLAFNRHIDSGVARVSLVDTFKDEAEESLRVAAALGETLKAVRLDTPVERGRVTAELVKEVRARLDQAGHGHVGVFVSGGLTPERIRYFIDKGAPVAGFGIGSYISGARPIDYTADIHEVNGVAVAKRGRIPGITENPRLKRVM; encoded by the coding sequence ATGAACGAATACCAAAACGATGGTCGAGTCGAACGCAGGGGCAAGTTTGCTCCGTCCGAGGCTGTGCTGCGCGGGGATTCGGCGGACGTCTATTTTCATCGCACCATCGAGATACTGGAAAAAGAGGGCCTCGATCCCATAGCGGTGATGGAGGTCTTTCCCAACGGTTCCGGAGTTCTCTGTGGCATCGATGAAGCCCTTGCTCTGCTCGACAAGGTGCTACCCCTGGACAACCGCGAGGTTTGGGCGCTGAACGAGGGCGACGCCGTGACATCCAAAGAGGTTGTCCTGCGCATTAAAGCCCCCTATCGGAGTTACGGCCTGTACGAGACCGCCCTCTGCGGCATTATGGCTTCCGCCACCGGCTGGGCTACCGCCGCGCGGGAATGCGCCGGGGCGGCGGGTGACATCCCCTGCGTCAGCTTTGGGGCGCGGCATGTCCACCCCTTTGTTTCCGGCCGGATGGATTACGCCGCGGTGAGCGGCGGCTGTAAAGGATGTTCCAGCGTCGAGGGCGCGAAATTGGCCGGCATCGAGCCATCCGGCACCATGCCTCACGCCCTCATCATCGTCATGGGCGATACGGTCAAGGCCACGCTGGCTTTCAACAGGCACATCGACTCGGGTGTGGCCAGGGTATCTCTCGTCGATACCTTCAAAGACGAGGCGGAAGAGAGCCTGCGGGTGGCCGCAGCCCTGGGTGAAACGCTTAAAGCCGTGCGGCTGGACACCCCGGTCGAACGCGGCCGCGTGACCGCGGAACTGGTGAAAGAGGTCCGCGCCCGGCTTGACCAGGCTGGACACGGTCACGTGGGCGTCTTTGTCAGCGGCGGCCTGACCCCGGAACGCATCAGGTATTTCATCGACAAAGGGGCGCCGGTGGCCGGCTTCGGCATCGGCAGCTATATCTCCGGGGCAAGGCCTATCGACTACACCGCCGATATCCATGAGGTGAACGGGGTGGCGGTGGCGAAGCGGGGACGGATACCGGGGATCACCGAAAACCCGCGACTAAAACGAGTGATGTAG
- a CDS encoding HgcAB-associated protein produces the protein MNKEKTTADSCCDTGECCRVEAVVSVDARGQLVLPKEVRESMGIAAGEKLALVTLNRGGKPCCLVMMKAEKLAKGASEFLGPILNEIP, from the coding sequence ATGAACAAAGAAAAAACAACGGCTGATTCCTGCTGCGACACCGGCGAGTGCTGCCGTGTCGAAGCTGTGGTAAGCGTGGATGCCCGTGGGCAGTTGGTGCTGCCCAAGGAAGTGCGCGAAAGCATGGGTATAGCCGCGGGGGAAAAACTGGCGCTGGTGACCCTCAACCGCGGCGGGAAACCGTGCTGCCTGGTGATGATGAAAGCTGAAAAACTGGCCAAAGGCGCCAGTGAATTCCTCGGTCCGATTCTGAATGAAATTCCATAA
- a CDS encoding DnaJ C-terminal domain-containing protein has translation MATKDYYAILGIARGATQEEVKKAFRKLARKYHPDVNPGDKASEAKFKEINEANEVLSDKEKRAKYDKYGENWQHAEAFEKAGGGAYQQHGGGFGGGPFGGAYDFQQAGGGFAGEDIGGIFDQILRGGGRRRSHRGQDVDYETEVSLEEAYHGTSRKLTMQAAKPETLEVKIPAGVTTGSRVRLAGKGGEGSGGGPRGDLYLVVRVLPHARYERKGDDLYITIDVPLTVAALGGEATVPTIKGSKLALKIPPETQNGRTFKLTGQGMPHLGKTGHGDLIARVNVVLPSNLTEKEKELFAELAKLRPTSRPEIPNPNI, from the coding sequence ATGGCAACTAAAGATTACTACGCGATACTCGGCATCGCTCGCGGCGCCACCCAGGAGGAGGTCAAAAAGGCCTTCCGCAAGCTGGCGCGCAAATATCACCCTGACGTCAATCCCGGCGACAAGGCTTCTGAAGCCAAATTCAAAGAGATCAACGAGGCTAACGAGGTCCTGTCGGATAAAGAAAAGCGCGCCAAGTACGACAAATACGGTGAGAACTGGCAGCACGCCGAGGCTTTCGAGAAGGCTGGGGGCGGCGCCTACCAGCAACATGGCGGCGGTTTCGGCGGCGGCCCCTTCGGCGGCGCCTATGATTTCCAGCAGGCGGGCGGTGGTTTTGCCGGAGAGGATATCGGCGGCATCTTCGATCAGATCCTCCGCGGCGGCGGGCGGCGGCGGTCGCACCGGGGGCAGGACGTCGATTATGAGACTGAGGTCAGCCTGGAAGAAGCCTACCATGGCACCAGCCGGAAACTGACCATGCAGGCTGCCAAGCCGGAGACGCTGGAGGTCAAGATACCGGCCGGGGTGACCACTGGCTCCCGTGTGCGCCTGGCAGGCAAAGGCGGGGAGGGGAGCGGCGGCGGGCCGCGGGGAGATTTATACCTGGTGGTCCGGGTGCTGCCTCACGCCCGCTATGAGCGAAAGGGCGACGACCTTTACATAACCATCGATGTACCACTGACCGTAGCCGCCCTGGGAGGCGAGGCGACGGTGCCTACCATCAAGGGTTCGAAACTGGCGCTGAAAATCCCCCCGGAAACGCAGAACGGCCGCACTTTCAAGCTCACCGGCCAGGGCATGCCCCACCTGGGTAAAACCGGCCACGGGGATCTCATCGCCCGGGTGAACGTGGTACTGCCGTCCAATCTGACGGAAAAAGAAAAAGAGCTGTTCGCTGAACTGGCCAAACTCCGGCCGACCAGCCGGCCGGAAATCCCAAATCCGAATATCTAA